In Romeriopsis navalis LEGE 11480, a single window of DNA contains:
- a CDS encoding DUF928 domain-containing protein: protein MKKEFVIPILALPLTLCAGFSLVLKGMQPATAQRLSRANDTATAINQIVFLENFDPPGSGAPPTTKGAGSRNNNSCIANAPSIESLMPQRNYALTMAERPVIFLRVPPQQRVSQAILTFRDQHRQIHAQVSLPLAPITPSAPSPQATISQLVQLQLPTTMPPLEIGKNYRWSVVLVCGKTPQPDDPILSGWVQRVPRQTPPTSHQSVLQKAQWHARQGRWYDLLTTLWNQADPVQPAWQRVIRHYVTPSLHRQLPYHAADADSVVDNAQ from the coding sequence ATGAAAAAAGAATTTGTCATTCCCATTCTCGCGCTGCCCCTCACCCTTTGTGCGGGCTTTAGCTTGGTGTTGAAAGGCATGCAACCCGCGACAGCTCAGAGGCTTTCCCGCGCCAACGACACTGCGACGGCAATCAATCAAATTGTCTTTCTCGAAAATTTTGATCCGCCCGGCAGTGGGGCTCCCCCCACCACTAAAGGTGCTGGTTCGCGTAACAACAATAGCTGCATTGCGAATGCGCCATCGATCGAATCACTCATGCCCCAACGCAACTACGCGTTAACCATGGCCGAGCGACCCGTGATTTTTCTGCGTGTGCCACCGCAACAACGTGTTTCTCAGGCCATCCTGACCTTTCGTGACCAGCACCGGCAAATTCACGCGCAAGTTTCCCTGCCGCTAGCCCCGATAACACCCTCTGCGCCATCGCCTCAGGCCACAATCTCCCAACTCGTTCAGCTACAGTTACCGACGACTATGCCACCCCTGGAAATCGGCAAAAACTATCGTTGGTCCGTTGTCTTGGTTTGTGGCAAAACGCCGCAGCCCGATGATCCGATTCTGAGTGGTTGGGTGCAACGCGTGCCGCGGCAAACGCCCCCCACCTCCCACCAATCCGTGTTGCAAAAGGCGCAATGGCACGCGCGTCAGGGACGTTGGTATGACCTACTAACCACGCTTTGGAATCAGGCCGATCCGGTTCAACCGGCTTGGCAGCGTGTGATTCGGCATTACGTTACTCCGAGCCTGCATCGGCAGCTGCCATATCACGCGGCTGATGCGGATTCTGTTGTTGATAATGCTCAATAA